One Loxodonta africana isolate mLoxAfr1 chromosome 4, mLoxAfr1.hap2, whole genome shotgun sequence genomic region harbors:
- the ING4 gene encoding inhibitor of growth protein 4 isoform X2 has protein sequence MAAGMYLEHYLDSIENLPFELQRNFQLMRDLDQRTEDLKAEIDKLATEYMSSARSLSSEEKLALLKQIQEAYGKCKEFGDDKVQLAMQTYEMVDKHIRRLDTDLARFEADLKEKQIESSDYDSSSSKGKKSRTQKEKKAARARSKGKNSDEEAPKAAQKKLKLVRTSPEYGMPSVTFGSVHPSDVLDMPVDPNEPTYCLCHQVSYGEMIGCDNPDCSIEWFHFACVGLTTKPRGKWFCPRCSQERKKK, from the exons ATGGCTGCGGGGATGTATTTGGAACATTACCTGGACA GTATCGAAAACCTCCCCTTTGAGTTGCAGAGAAACTTTCAGCTCATGAGGGACCTAGACCAAAGAACAGAGG ACCTGAAGGCTGAAATTGACAAGTTGGCCACTGAGTATATGAGTAGCGCCCGCAGCCTGAGCTCCGAGGAAAAATTGGCCCTTCTCAAACAGATCCAGGAAGCCTATGGCAAGTGCAAGGAATTTGGTGACGACAAGGTGCAGCTTGCCATGCAGACCTATGAGATG GTGGACAAACACATACGGCGGCTAGACACAGACCTGGCCCGTTTTGAAGCTGATCTGAAGGAGAAACAGATTGAGTCAAGTGACTATGACAGCTCCTCCAGCAAAGGCAAAAAGA GTCggactcaaaaggagaaaaaagctgCCCGTGCTCGTTCCAAAGGGAAAAACTCAGATGAAGAAGCCCCCAAGGCTGCCCAGAAGAAGTTAAAGCTTGTGCGCAC AAGTCCTGAGTATGGGATGCCCTCAGTGACCTTTGGCAGTGTCCACCCCTCTGATGTGTTGGATATGCCTGTGGATCCCAATGAACCCACCTACTGCCTTTGTCACCAGGTTTCCTATGGAGAAATGATTGGTTGTGACAACCCTGAT TGTTCTATTGAGTGGTTCCACTTTGCCTGTGTGGGACTGACAACCAAGCCTCGGGGGAAATG GTTTTGCCCACGCTGCTCCCAAGAAcggaagaagaaatag
- the ING4 gene encoding inhibitor of growth protein 4 isoform X4 encodes MAAGMYLEHYLDSIENLPFELQRNFQLMRDLDQRTEDLKAEIDKLATEYMSSARSLSSEEKLALLKQIQEAYGKCKEFGDDKVQLAMQTYEMVDKHIRRLDTDLARFEADLKEKQIESSDYDSSSSKGRTQKEKKAARARSKGKNSDEEAPKAAQKKLKLVRTSPEYGMPSVTFGSVHPSDVLDMPVDPNEPTYCLCHQVSYGEMIGCDNPDCSIEWFHFACVGLTTKPRGKWFCPRCSQERKKK; translated from the exons ATGGCTGCGGGGATGTATTTGGAACATTACCTGGACA GTATCGAAAACCTCCCCTTTGAGTTGCAGAGAAACTTTCAGCTCATGAGGGACCTAGACCAAAGAACAGAGG ACCTGAAGGCTGAAATTGACAAGTTGGCCACTGAGTATATGAGTAGCGCCCGCAGCCTGAGCTCCGAGGAAAAATTGGCCCTTCTCAAACAGATCCAGGAAGCCTATGGCAAGTGCAAGGAATTTGGTGACGACAAGGTGCAGCTTGCCATGCAGACCTATGAGATG GTGGACAAACACATACGGCGGCTAGACACAGACCTGGCCCGTTTTGAAGCTGATCTGAAGGAGAAACAGATTGAGTCAAGTGACTATGACAGCTCCTCCAGCAAAG GTCggactcaaaaggagaaaaaagctgCCCGTGCTCGTTCCAAAGGGAAAAACTCAGATGAAGAAGCCCCCAAGGCTGCCCAGAAGAAGTTAAAGCTTGTGCGCAC AAGTCCTGAGTATGGGATGCCCTCAGTGACCTTTGGCAGTGTCCACCCCTCTGATGTGTTGGATATGCCTGTGGATCCCAATGAACCCACCTACTGCCTTTGTCACCAGGTTTCCTATGGAGAAATGATTGGTTGTGACAACCCTGAT TGTTCTATTGAGTGGTTCCACTTTGCCTGTGTGGGACTGACAACCAAGCCTCGGGGGAAATG GTTTTGCCCACGCTGCTCCCAAGAAcggaagaagaaatag
- the ING4 gene encoding inhibitor of growth protein 4 isoform X1, protein MAAGMYLEHYLDSIENLPFELQRNFQLMRDLDQRTEDLKAEIDKLATEYMSSARSLSSEEKLALLKQIQEAYGKCKEFGDDKVQLAMQTYEMVDKHIRRLDTDLARFEADLKEKQIESSDYDSSSSKGKKKGRTQKEKKAARARSKGKNSDEEAPKAAQKKLKLVRTSPEYGMPSVTFGSVHPSDVLDMPVDPNEPTYCLCHQVSYGEMIGCDNPDCSIEWFHFACVGLTTKPRGKWFCPRCSQERKKK, encoded by the exons ATGGCTGCGGGGATGTATTTGGAACATTACCTGGACA GTATCGAAAACCTCCCCTTTGAGTTGCAGAGAAACTTTCAGCTCATGAGGGACCTAGACCAAAGAACAGAGG ACCTGAAGGCTGAAATTGACAAGTTGGCCACTGAGTATATGAGTAGCGCCCGCAGCCTGAGCTCCGAGGAAAAATTGGCCCTTCTCAAACAGATCCAGGAAGCCTATGGCAAGTGCAAGGAATTTGGTGACGACAAGGTGCAGCTTGCCATGCAGACCTATGAGATG GTGGACAAACACATACGGCGGCTAGACACAGACCTGGCCCGTTTTGAAGCTGATCTGAAGGAGAAACAGATTGAGTCAAGTGACTATGACAGCTCCTCCAGCAAAGGCAAAAAGA AAGGTCggactcaaaaggagaaaaaagctgCCCGTGCTCGTTCCAAAGGGAAAAACTCAGATGAAGAAGCCCCCAAGGCTGCCCAGAAGAAGTTAAAGCTTGTGCGCAC AAGTCCTGAGTATGGGATGCCCTCAGTGACCTTTGGCAGTGTCCACCCCTCTGATGTGTTGGATATGCCTGTGGATCCCAATGAACCCACCTACTGCCTTTGTCACCAGGTTTCCTATGGAGAAATGATTGGTTGTGACAACCCTGAT TGTTCTATTGAGTGGTTCCACTTTGCCTGTGTGGGACTGACAACCAAGCCTCGGGGGAAATG GTTTTGCCCACGCTGCTCCCAAGAAcggaagaagaaatag
- the ING4 gene encoding inhibitor of growth protein 4 isoform X5, which translates to MAAGMYLEHYLDSIENLPFELQRNFQLMRDLDQRTEDLKAEIDKLATEYMSSARSLSSEEKLALLKQIQEAYGKCKEFGDDKVQLAMQTYEMVDKHIRRLDTDLARFEADLKEKQIESSDYDSSSSKGKKKGRTQKEKKAARARSKGKNSDEEAPKAAQKKLKLVRT; encoded by the exons ATGGCTGCGGGGATGTATTTGGAACATTACCTGGACA GTATCGAAAACCTCCCCTTTGAGTTGCAGAGAAACTTTCAGCTCATGAGGGACCTAGACCAAAGAACAGAGG ACCTGAAGGCTGAAATTGACAAGTTGGCCACTGAGTATATGAGTAGCGCCCGCAGCCTGAGCTCCGAGGAAAAATTGGCCCTTCTCAAACAGATCCAGGAAGCCTATGGCAAGTGCAAGGAATTTGGTGACGACAAGGTGCAGCTTGCCATGCAGACCTATGAGATG GTGGACAAACACATACGGCGGCTAGACACAGACCTGGCCCGTTTTGAAGCTGATCTGAAGGAGAAACAGATTGAGTCAAGTGACTATGACAGCTCCTCCAGCAAAGGCAAAAAGA AAGGTCggactcaaaaggagaaaaaagctgCCCGTGCTCGTTCCAAAGGGAAAAACTCAGATGAAGAAGCCCCCAAGGCTGCCCAGAAGAAGTTAAAGCTTGTGCGCAC ATGA
- the ING4 gene encoding inhibitor of growth protein 4 isoform X3, protein MAAGMYLEHYLDSIENLPFELQRNFQLMRDLDQRTEDLKAEIDKLATEYMSSARSLSSEEKLALLKQIQEAYGKCKEFGDDKVQLAMQTYEMVDKHIRRLDTDLARFEADLKEKQIESSDYDSSSSKEGRTQKEKKAARARSKGKNSDEEAPKAAQKKLKLVRTSPEYGMPSVTFGSVHPSDVLDMPVDPNEPTYCLCHQVSYGEMIGCDNPDCSIEWFHFACVGLTTKPRGKWFCPRCSQERKKK, encoded by the exons ATGGCTGCGGGGATGTATTTGGAACATTACCTGGACA GTATCGAAAACCTCCCCTTTGAGTTGCAGAGAAACTTTCAGCTCATGAGGGACCTAGACCAAAGAACAGAGG ACCTGAAGGCTGAAATTGACAAGTTGGCCACTGAGTATATGAGTAGCGCCCGCAGCCTGAGCTCCGAGGAAAAATTGGCCCTTCTCAAACAGATCCAGGAAGCCTATGGCAAGTGCAAGGAATTTGGTGACGACAAGGTGCAGCTTGCCATGCAGACCTATGAGATG GTGGACAAACACATACGGCGGCTAGACACAGACCTGGCCCGTTTTGAAGCTGATCTGAAGGAGAAACAGATTGAGTCAAGTGACTATGACAGCTCCTCCAGCAAAG AAGGTCggactcaaaaggagaaaaaagctgCCCGTGCTCGTTCCAAAGGGAAAAACTCAGATGAAGAAGCCCCCAAGGCTGCCCAGAAGAAGTTAAAGCTTGTGCGCAC AAGTCCTGAGTATGGGATGCCCTCAGTGACCTTTGGCAGTGTCCACCCCTCTGATGTGTTGGATATGCCTGTGGATCCCAATGAACCCACCTACTGCCTTTGTCACCAGGTTTCCTATGGAGAAATGATTGGTTGTGACAACCCTGAT TGTTCTATTGAGTGGTTCCACTTTGCCTGTGTGGGACTGACAACCAAGCCTCGGGGGAAATG GTTTTGCCCACGCTGCTCCCAAGAAcggaagaagaaatag